A window of the Oncorhynchus kisutch isolate 150728-3 unplaced genomic scaffold, Okis_V2 Okis02a-Okis13b_hom, whole genome shotgun sequence genome harbors these coding sequences:
- the LOC116359325 gene encoding flocculation protein FLO11-like, whose product MVCCPDVSLKARRTDMASETLSGSAPESCRIHPGGCRASGGTALASSDFWWGGTAGVVNQAAIVPDTASSQHQGHTPLSAAPKPRSPALYLTGSKAQQQNCPQHRSTGAQPSPSPAARHSNSTVHSNSTVRSTEAPEPSPLPHRQQGTATALVRSTKAPEPSPLPHRQQGTATALSAAPKPRSPALSLTGSKAQQQITGRQIKMHAETSGGCVFQKQTSRS is encoded by the coding sequence ACTCTCTCTGGATCAGCCCCTGAGAGCTGTAGGATCCATCCAGGAGGATGCAGGGCCTCAGGAGGAACAGCTCTAGCCAGCTCTGACTTCTGGTGGGGCGGGACAGCTGGTGTTGTGAATCAGGCCGCTATAGTGCCAGACACGGCTTCTTCCCAACACCAGGGTCACACCCCACTGTCCGCAGCACCGAAGCCCCGGAGCCCAGCCCTCTACCTCACCGGCAGCAAGGCACAGCAACAGAACTGTCCGCAGCACCGAAGCACCGGAGCCCAGCCCTCTCCCTCACCGGCAGCAAGGCACAGCAACAGCACTGTCCACAGCAACAGCACTGTCCGCAGCACCGAAGCCCCGGAGCCCAGCCCTCTCCCTCACAGGCAGCAAGGCACAGCAACAGCACTTGTCCGCAGCACCAAAGCCCCGGAGCCCAGCCCTCTCCCTCACCGGCAGCAAGGCACAGCAACAGCACTGTCCGCAGCACCGAAGCCCCGGAGCCCAGCCCTCTCCCTCACCGGCAGCAAGGCACAGCAACAGATCACAGGAAGACAGATCAAAATGCATGCCGAGACTAGTGGAGGATGTGTCTTTCAAAAACAGACTAGTCGAAGTTAa
- the tcaim gene encoding T-cell activation inhibitor, mitochondrial, which yields MSVASLLRSAMRVGNRHVAAHLVHQRALSGADAINALRPFYFAVHPDFFGQHPREREVNENSLKRLNGYLENLQKPGTRSVQPTKLTFYVREIKEKEDIQKDVLPPGFRSVSFTLQTKDVLTTVMDVLKSCSLSTEHVKELKASSESPKSQQPVSGHGNPFYRPIKWDKSYYSFTGFRDPEQELKQAKKVEPTLSLWLRNHEKEATKKQNASVPRREELKRLKKELCQKFALEDIRWQRSWGVTHRCCQLQSLSRLSQQNPEAVLNLRGHTIIFTDQSGMNASGHVMLGTMDVHHQWTKLFVSLPSYRSLLQQTEWLKERISHVLGGIQVINVERLGPVQPIEEHCSILNTFHKRLLARRLALHPRSLQGLAMTLENDRSSPSLHEMGHFIIPATCEPSRLQTFLQSMACEARQRIKHRNQLQKEEEEVLLHCLEALALRNLSKEPSVRHNQMIPCCRRLLEERSPLMEGLRVEVSHFYSVMQDGDLCIPWDWQG from the exons ATGTCTGTGGCCTCTCTCCTGCGAAGTGCCATGAG AGTGGGGAACAGACATGTCGCAGCACATTTGGTCCATCAGAGAGCTCTTTCAGGGGCAGATGCTATCAATGCACTGAGACCGTTCTACTTTGCAGTGCACCCAGACTTCTTTGGCCAGCATCCCAGGGAAAGG GAAGTGAATGAAAATTCCCTCAAGAGACTCAATGGTTATTTGGAAAACCTTCAGAAACCGGGGACCCGCTCAGTCCAACCAACAAAGCTCACCTTTTATGTCCGGGAAATAAAGGAGAAGGAGGACATTCAGAAGGACGTCCTTCCTCCTG GGTTCCGTTCGGTCAGCTTCACTCTGCAGACCAAGGATGTCCTGACCACCGTAATGGACGTGCTGAAGTCCTGCAGTCTGTCCACAGAGCACGTGAAGGAACTGAAGGCCAGCTCAGAGTCACCCAAGAGCCAGCAGCCAGTGTCTGGGCATGGGAACCCTTTCTACAGGCCCATCAAATGGGACAAAAGCTACTACAGCTTCACTGGCTTCAGAGACCCAGAGCAGGAGCTGAAGCAGGCCAAGAAAGTAGAGCCCACACTAAG CTTGTGGCTGAGAAACCATGAGAAGGAGGCTACGAAGAAGCAGAACGCCAGTGTCCCTCGACGGGAGGAGCTGAAGAGACTCAAGAAGGAATTGTGTCAGAAATTTGCCTTGGAAGATATTAG GTGGCAGCGCAGCTGGGGAGTGACTCACAGATGCTGTCAGCTCCAGAGTCTGAGCCGTCTCTCCCAGCAGAACCCTGAGGCTGTGCTCAACCTGCGAG GACACACTATAATATTCACTGACCAATCAGGGATGAATGCCTCGGGTCATGTGATGCTGGGAACAATGGATGTTCATCACCAATGGACAAAA CTGTTTGTGAGTCTCCCCAGCTACCGTAGCCTGCTCCAGCAGACAGAGTGGCTGAAGGAGAGGATCAGCCATGTGTTGGGAGGTATTCAGGTAATTAACGTAGAGAGACTGGGACCTGTACAGCCTATAGAGGAACACTGCAGCATCCTCAACACCTTCCATAAGAGACTACTGGCCCGACGCCTAGCCCTGCATCCCAGGAGCCTGCAAGGTCTGGCCATGACCCTGGAGAA TGACCGCTCCAGCCCCAGCCTGCATGAGATGGGTCACTTCATCATCCCAGCCACCTGTGAGCCCAGCAGACTACAGACTTTCCTCCAGAGCATGGCCTGTGAGGCCCGACAACGAATCAAACACAGGAACCA GCtgcagaaggaggaggaggaggtactgcTCCACTGCCTGGAGGCTCTGGCCCTGAGGAATCTGTCCAAGGAGCCCAGTGTCAGACACAACCAGATGATCCCCTGCTGCAGGCGGTTGCTGGAGGAACGCTCCCCCCTCATGGAGGGCCTCCGGGTGGAGGTCTCCCACTTCTACTCTGTCATGCAGGACGGGGACTTGTGCATCCCCTGGGACTGGCAGGGCtga